DNA sequence from the Pedobacter schmidteae genome:
TTCTGTCAAAAATACTGCCTTTGGGAGTGGCATGTATAAGCGCACCTAAATCTAATAACTTTAGGCGGCTCAAAATATTGAATCGACCAACTACCACATTACTACCTACAGGTGGACGAACTTCCGCAATTGCAACCTCTGGTGTTGAAGCTCCATAAAACACAGATATTCCCCTAGCATTCATTCTACCAGCGGCGGCGAATTCATGAGGTGGCGGGCCAATATGTTTATCAGGGTTTTTTAGTGCTTCTTCAAATCTTGAAGGTGATTGAAATACACGTGCTCTATATAGAAAAGGTATTTCGGAATCCTTACCGGCATTAACAATAATTTGATTTCTTCCATTAATGCCTATCTCGTCAAGCCCAGCAAAACAAGTTTCTAAGATATCAGTAGCGGTTTCACTAAAATATCGAGAGGTTGTCCTTACTTCATTTTCAAATTCCTTCCATTGCTCTAAGTACTCACTGTAATCTGCATCTTTTTCAGTATAATAAGCCTCTTCACAAAAGTCGTTATACTGTTCAATTCCATCCCAATCTTGGTGTTTATCGTCAAGCTCCTTTCGAATTTCTTCGACAAATTCATAGGGTATTTGAGCGTGAAGCTCTATTGCCTCATTTACCGGCGATCCTTTAGGAACATAATCCTTGTTCAATTGAGTAAGAGCAATATAATCATAACCTTGTGGCTCAACAGGTGACATTTGAAGATGTTCTTTAAACGCGCTATCGATTTCCTCCGCCAATTTAGCTAAATTAAAAGCCTGATTATGTTGATGGCAGTGTGAGCATTTGTGTTTTGCACCAGAATTTTCAACTATATATCTCAAGTGCTTATCACCTATACACTCGTAGCAAAGAAATTTCTTCATTGATGTAATTATGAAAATGATTGAATACTGTTCAGAACAGGATATAAATATCCTTAAAATTTGTGAACCCACCACGATTTAATCAATACAATTGTTTGATGCAGCAAATAAAAAAACGCTGGTGGTTACAACCACCAGCGTAATATATCAAGGTATCGCATTTATCTGTCCCTCCAGAATTTCCATATCGTTGCAAATAACCCCTATGCACTTGTCATCCCAAATCTCATAGTCTTGTTGCGTACGGCCCCATATGTAATTGTCACCATCGGTTAAAATGACGTAACCAAATTCCTGTAGTTTTTTACCAAGAAAGTCGCTTACTGTCCACCATTCCAATACCTCACGGTAGGTTTCATATCCTTGTTCAAAGTTTTTGATTTTTTCGGTAAGGAGGACAATTTCATGATCTGTAGCAGTACTTACACTTGATTCAAGATTATGAAGTTCCTTACTTAATTGGGCTAACATTTCTTTGCCTGATTTTCCTGGGTATTCGATGCCTTCGCTGCTTACAAATACCCAAATATTTTCAATGTTGTCATAGGAAAACGGTTTGATCTCAAAGTTTTCTGCCGATTGCAAAATGTACTCGACCATTGCAGTAACACGTGATTTAACATGTCTACCTACAAATCTTTGTTTAATGTCTTGGTTCTTTTCGTTAGCTGAATTTTCCATAATAATAAAGTTTAAAAGAGTTAAAGAATTAATTATGGAATGCACGCCGGTAGCAGGTGAGCAAGCCCAAAAAGCAACGCAATAAATGATAGCCTTTGTGCGCGGATTTTGTGTTTATGGCGGAATTTTTTGGCCGCTCCGAAGCCTGGTGCCGAACTTTTGAAATAATTGATGCTTACTTATACGCTTAGAATTACAGGGCTGGTAGTATTAAAGTATATCTGGCTAGTATTATCCATTTTTATTGATTACAAGATGCTCCAGCTCTGGATCGGCAAGCATCCTGGATATTTCACTACTTACCAAATCCTGAATATCCTGTTTGATCTGCATGTAATTGGCATATACCATTTCCTCACTTACATCCCGAATAACAGGAATAGGCTTATATGCCTTTTCCTCGCGGTTTATCGCATCAAAGTCGTTTACGATCTGGCAATGAAATGCCTTTAGCTCAATGGGCTGCTGGGGGGAATCGGCTACCACACCAACAAAATGCCCGGATGAAAGCATGGAAATTTTTGATGCAGGCACCGCGTATTCAAGTTGTTTGCTCTTACTAACAGATGTGTCGCCACTGTTTATACTAAGGCTGGTTCGATCCTGGTTGATCTTTCCTATACGTTCAGAGAGCAGCTTCGCACTATCTCCACTTACCTGTCCACTGATGATATTACCCATCATGTTTATAATTACATCGGCACTTTCTTTACCATACATGGCGCGGATTTGCGCTACTTCCTGCACCCCGGCATAGGTGCAAATACGATTCTCGCGACCGGTAGAAACCACCATATTTAGTTCCAGATTCAAAGTGGGCCACTCGTCGAAGAGCAGGAAACATTTGTGTTTATTTTTCTGGTTGATAATCTTTAGAATGCGGTTACCATATAAAGAAAGTACGGCCCCAAGTACCTGTATCTTCTGCGGGTTATTACCCATACACAGTACCTTTGGGTGTTCCGGGTTATTAATATCAAGACTAAAATCTGACCCCGAAAGGACGTAGTAGATTTGAGGTGATGAGAGCCGGGCCAAGGCGATTTTGGCACTTGCGATCTGGCCTTCAAGCTGCTCCATTACATCATTGATGTACGCGGTAATGAATGGGTTTACAAGTACGTCGATCTCTTTTTCAAGTCGTAGAATACTGAATAATTGGTCGTATTCAATTTGTATAAGTTCCAGTGCATGTGGTAATGTGCAATAGATACCCTGCTTGTATTTGCGCAAAAACCAAATGATAGCGGTAAAGAAATTTATTGGCGATTCGATAAAAAATTCGCCCTGCTTGGTCTGCCAGCTTTTGTTCAACCCTAGGAGAATCGTGCGGGATGATTCCGTAGCATCGGTTACATCATTCATTCCAAGCGGGTCAAAAACATTGAGCCGGTGGGTGCGGCTAAGGTCATCGAAATTAATAAACACACAATCGGACTTGACACCATATTTATGTTTATTGCGCAGCCAATGGTTATAAGCTATTACGGATAGCCCTGGAAACTTGAAATCATAGATCAGTCCGGCAAAAGGGATTTGTTTACCTAAACTTTGAGTGATCACATGTCTTAAAAAAAATGCCGTTTTTCCACTTCCCGCGCTGCCCTGAATTAAAGCACCACGTTGCGGCTGACAACAATTCAGATAGCCCTTATGTACTTTATTCTTGTACATAAATATAGTGGGCATATTCACCGAGAACTCATTTTCTATAAGGCGGGTTTCCTGCGGAAAGGTTTCATTTTCCTCATTGAAAATATCATCTTTCAGGTTTGCCTTGATGATCCGCGAAAGCAAGGAGCCACCCGAAAGGATCAACAAAAAACCGGTACCGGTTATAGTCATGTAACCGGCTGCCAGCGTTACTATAGTTAATTTTAGCTGTAGAAAAAGGTACGCGACGAAATAAAGTACCAAGCCGGAAACGATATATGATAGCGCGATACGGT
Encoded proteins:
- a CDS encoding RES family NAD+ phosphorylase, with amino-acid sequence MKKFLCYECIGDKHLRYIVENSGAKHKCSHCHQHNQAFNLAKLAEEIDSAFKEHLQMSPVEPQGYDYIALTQLNKDYVPKGSPVNEAIELHAQIPYEFVEEIRKELDDKHQDWDGIEQYNDFCEEAYYTEKDADYSEYLEQWKEFENEVRTTSRYFSETATDILETCFAGLDEIGINGRNQIIVNAGKDSEIPFLYRARVFQSPSRFEEALKNPDKHIGPPPHEFAAAGRMNARGISVFYGASTPEVAIAEVRPPVGSNVVVGRFNILSRLKLLDLGALIHATPKGSIFDRKYLSIRQRLTFLNNLCLKMSQPVMPDDEGLDYVITQVVSEYLASRTDFDGVIFPSVQHGEDGNNVVLFHKVSTVKELDVDAGLIGIRIERKYDYDNYELSNYTRNEIIGEGKAVRWNLGQNSDPQIELDLNDLKVYNIRSVKFNFKTYDVRTIKSKRQPTKSTSK
- the mobC gene encoding conjugal transfer protein MobC — its product is MAHQTGENIQALHKILDMTRLISLVILCMHFYYFLYLAFAEWGLVSEFSDRLLQNVSNTGLFKNFHRSKFIALGFLTISLIGAKGKKSEKLNYRIALSYIVSGLVLYFVAYLFLQLKLTIVTLAAGYMTITGTGFLLILSGGSLLSRIIKANLKDDIFNEENETFPQETRLIENEFSVNMPTIFMYKNKVHKGYLNCCQPQRGALIQGSAGSGKTAFFLRHVITQSLGKQIPFAGLIYDFKFPGLSVIAYNHWLRNKHKYGVKSDCVFINFDDLSRTHRLNVFDPLGMNDVTDATESSRTILLGLNKSWQTKQGEFFIESPINFFTAIIWFLRKYKQGIYCTLPHALELIQIEYDQLFSILRLEKEIDVLVNPFITAYINDVMEQLEGQIASAKIALARLSSPQIYYVLSGSDFSLDINNPEHPKVLCMGNNPQKIQVLGAVLSLYGNRILKIINQKNKHKCFLLFDEWPTLNLELNMVVSTGRENRICTYAGVQEVAQIRAMYGKESADVIINMMGNIISGQVSGDSAKLLSERIGKINQDRTSLSINSGDTSVSKSKQLEYAVPASKISMLSSGHFVGVVADSPQQPIELKAFHCQIVNDFDAINREEKAYKPIPVIRDVSEEMVYANYMQIKQDIQDLVSSEISRMLADPELEHLVINKNG